A genomic stretch from Candidatus Nitrotoga arctica includes:
- the ftsZ gene encoding cell division protein FtsZ yields the protein MFEIENVQLQDAVIKVIGVGGCGGNAVDHMIEKGVQGVEFIVINTDAQALNRNKARTQLQIGATITKGLGAGAIPDVGRAAAEEDRERIADLIRGANMIFITAGMGGGTGTGAAPVVAQIAKEMDILTVAVVTKPFLHEGKRMRLALAGIEALCESVDSLIIVPNEKLMTVLGEDTSLLDAFSASNSVLQGAVAGIAEVINVPGLMNVDFADVRTLMSENGMAMMGSATASGSDRAKVAAERAMSSPLLEDVNLAGARGVLINISSSSKLTLREFREITNSVQFAIEEATVIVGSVFDESMGDELRVTIVATGLGSPLERKQSKPELVYGQRTGTHNEPIFAVNYKELEMPAVIRNGRHREAVEAMKQSGVDTLDIPSFLRKQAD from the coding sequence ATGTTTGAAATCGAGAATGTACAACTTCAGGACGCGGTAATTAAGGTTATAGGCGTGGGCGGCTGCGGCGGCAATGCAGTGGATCATATGATTGAAAAAGGCGTACAGGGCGTAGAGTTCATCGTCATTAATACCGATGCCCAAGCACTCAATCGCAACAAAGCACGCACTCAATTACAAATAGGTGCCACTATTACCAAGGGACTAGGTGCGGGGGCCATTCCGGACGTTGGACGAGCCGCTGCCGAGGAAGATCGCGAGCGCATTGCCGATTTGATCCGAGGTGCCAATATGATATTTATCACTGCAGGAATGGGTGGCGGCACGGGCACCGGCGCGGCACCCGTAGTAGCCCAGATAGCCAAGGAAATGGACATCCTCACCGTGGCCGTGGTGACCAAACCATTTCTTCACGAAGGCAAGCGCATGCGTTTGGCACTAGCTGGCATCGAAGCACTGTGCGAGTCTGTGGACTCACTTATTATCGTGCCAAATGAAAAATTGATGACCGTGCTGGGCGAAGACACTAGTTTACTGGATGCATTCAGCGCCTCCAATAGTGTGTTACAGGGTGCAGTGGCGGGCATCGCCGAGGTAATTAATGTACCCGGCCTGATGAATGTGGACTTTGCCGATGTGCGCACCCTTATGTCTGAAAACGGCATGGCGATGATGGGATCGGCTACTGCTTCTGGATCTGATCGCGCTAAAGTTGCGGCCGAACGCGCCATGTCCAGCCCTTTGCTGGAGGATGTGAACTTAGCAGGCGCGCGCGGTGTGCTGATAAATATCAGCTCCAGTAGCAAACTCACCCTGAGAGAATTCAGGGAAATTACCAACAGCGTGCAATTTGCCATTGAAGAAGCCACCGTAATAGTCGGCTCTGTGTTCGATGAGAGCATGGGTGACGAACTGCGAGTGACCATTGTGGCAACTGGCTTGGGCTCGCCGCTGGAACGTAAGCAAAGTAAGCCCGAACTTGTATATGGGCAACGCACAGGCACGCATAACGAACCAATCTTCGCGGTCAATTATAAAGAGCTTGAAATGCCGGCAGTAATCCGTAATGGCCGTCACCGCGAAGCAGTCGAAGCGATGAAACAGTCTGGTGTTGACACACTGGATATTCCATCCTTTCTGCGCAAGCAAGCAGATTAA
- a CDS encoding 4Fe-4S binding protein, translated as MASGVKYKSISSIPVKVIGTVVGSKPTHSEFRWKRRLVQMLVLVLVVLIPASGLFRIDPGAAAFVVLDRQIWLADFSLVTGAWLFLASSLVLLYSTAGTVFCGWVCPQNSMAEWANNLTHKLLGKHAEVSLTGEAPRVAGAKNKIMNWMLLGVAFFGAAMFFALIPLFYFYQPSVVWSFVTLQENTQLAGSLHWIYAVCVVIVFIDIALIRHFWCRYACIYRVWMHSFKTKQTLHIAYDASRSDECAKCNYCVTSCFIDLDPRKTDIYDSCINCGDCVDACNRLHNKQGVPGLLRFDMLERTNKSVNKFRGVAISLFARMGWTSPFVVLGAVMFIWGLWSYQPYHVVVGNADIQQGRTVQEYRIALSNKLYHSAELHVRVLGLPPDSYRLSAENVKLPPVGRESLILSIAQDLPRGLHSVVVEVSAGDTWMGRFPVQHFSEQRRKL; from the coding sequence ATGGCCAGCGGCGTCAAGTATAAATCCATTTCCAGTATCCCGGTCAAGGTTATCGGCACGGTCGTAGGTTCCAAGCCAACTCATTCCGAATTCCGTTGGAAGCGGCGGTTAGTGCAGATGCTGGTACTGGTACTTGTTGTACTAATTCCGGCTAGCGGCCTATTCCGGATTGATCCGGGTGCGGCCGCTTTTGTTGTGCTTGATAGGCAAATCTGGCTGGCTGATTTTTCCTTGGTAACCGGGGCATGGCTTTTTTTGGCGAGTAGTTTGGTGTTACTGTACTCGACTGCAGGTACTGTGTTTTGCGGTTGGGTTTGTCCTCAAAATAGTATGGCCGAGTGGGCTAACAATCTTACGCACAAACTATTAGGTAAGCATGCCGAGGTAAGCTTAACTGGCGAAGCGCCGCGCGTGGCGGGTGCCAAGAATAAGATCATGAATTGGATGTTGCTCGGCGTTGCATTTTTTGGGGCGGCTATGTTTTTTGCGCTAATCCCATTATTTTATTTCTATCAGCCAAGTGTGGTGTGGTCTTTCGTAACACTGCAAGAAAATACCCAGCTAGCGGGATCGTTGCATTGGATTTATGCGGTATGTGTCGTGATCGTTTTCATAGATATTGCGTTAATAAGACATTTCTGGTGCCGCTACGCCTGTATTTACAGAGTTTGGATGCATTCGTTTAAAACCAAGCAGACTTTGCATATAGCATACGATGCCAGCCGCAGCGATGAATGCGCCAAATGTAATTATTGTGTCACTTCTTGTTTTATCGATCTGGATCCGCGCAAAACTGATATTTATGACAGTTGTATCAATTGTGGCGATTGCGTTGATGCTTGTAATCGCTTGCATAATAAACAAGGAGTTCCTGGGTTATTACGTTTTGATATGCTTGAACGCACGAATAAAAGTGTAAATAAATTTCGTGGCGTCGCAATTTCTTTGTTTGCCCGAATGGGCTGGACGTCCCCCTTCGTGGTATTGGGTGCGGTGATGTTTATTTGGGGATTATGGTCATATCAACCTTATCATGTAGTAGTGGGCAATGCGGATATCCAGCAAGGTCGTACGGTTCAAGAATATCGCATTGCGCTTTCCAACAAACTGTATCACTCAGCGGAGCTACACGTACGTGTGTTAGGCTTGCCGCCGGACAGTTATCGGCTCAGCGCTGAGAACGTTAAATTACCACCAGTCGGGCGAGAATCGCTTATTCTTTCCATCGCGCAAGATTTGCCACGAGGCTTACATTCTGTTGTAGTTGAAGTTTCTGCAGGTGATACCTGGATGGGCCGATTCCCTGTTCAACATTTTTCCGAACAAAGGAGAAAGCTATGA
- the ftsA gene encoding cell division protein FtsA — MSNSRENKNLIIGLDIGTSKIVTIVAEVKSEGTMEVIGVGMHESSGMKKGMVVNIDATVAAIQRALGDAELMADCKIREVYTGIAGSHIKSSNANGMVKIKDREVAQADIDRAVETASSLSLPGDQQILHILEQEFSIDGQGNIKKPLGMSGMRLEVEVHIVTGAVAAAQNIMKCVHRCGLEVREMILQPLASSKAVLSDDERDLGVCLVDIGGGTTDVAIFTGGAIRHTAVIPIAGDQITNDVAMALRTPTTDAEDIKIKYGCALRQLADDGPIGVPGVGERGVRMLSRQTLAEVIEPRVEELYMLVQAELRRSGFENLLSSGIVITGGSSAMQGMVELGEEIFHMPVRLGLPRYIGGLSDVVKTPRFSTGVGLLLYGLEQYQHNQAARQRSNSFSEMLNSMKAWFKGNF; from the coding sequence ATGAGTAATAGCAGGGAAAACAAGAATTTGATCATAGGGCTGGACATCGGCACTTCCAAGATTGTCACTATCGTCGCCGAGGTCAAGTCGGAAGGAACCATGGAAGTCATTGGCGTAGGAATGCACGAATCCTCCGGCATGAAGAAGGGAATGGTGGTCAATATTGATGCGACAGTGGCAGCGATCCAGCGAGCACTGGGTGATGCCGAGTTAATGGCTGATTGCAAAATTCGTGAGGTTTACACGGGTATCGCGGGCAGCCATATTAAAAGTTCCAATGCCAATGGCATGGTCAAGATTAAAGATCGAGAAGTTGCGCAGGCTGACATCGACCGAGCAGTTGAAACCGCCAGCTCGCTAAGCTTGCCTGGCGACCAGCAGATATTGCACATTTTGGAACAGGAATTCAGCATCGATGGGCAAGGGAATATCAAGAAGCCGCTGGGTATGAGCGGTATGCGCCTTGAGGTCGAGGTGCATATCGTAACTGGTGCGGTCGCAGCGGCACAGAACATCATGAAATGCGTGCACCGTTGCGGGCTGGAGGTGCGAGAAATGATCCTGCAACCGTTGGCATCCAGCAAGGCGGTGCTGTCGGACGATGAGAGAGATTTAGGCGTGTGCTTAGTGGACATCGGCGGCGGTACTACCGATGTGGCGATTTTTACGGGTGGCGCGATTCGTCATACCGCCGTCATTCCGATTGCAGGTGACCAAATTACGAATGATGTCGCAATGGCTTTGCGCACTCCGACTACCGATGCCGAAGACATCAAGATCAAATATGGCTGTGCTCTGCGCCAGCTCGCTGACGATGGCCCGATCGGAGTCCCCGGAGTCGGTGAGCGAGGTGTACGTATGTTGTCGCGGCAAACCTTAGCAGAGGTCATTGAGCCACGCGTGGAGGAGCTCTATATGCTGGTGCAGGCTGAGTTACGTCGCAGTGGATTCGAAAATTTGCTGTCCTCGGGCATCGTCATCACTGGAGGTAGCAGCGCCATGCAGGGCATGGTGGAACTGGGTGAAGAAATATTCCATATGCCGGTGCGTTTAGGACTGCCGCGCTATATAGGAGGACTATCTGATGTGGTGAAAACACCCCGTTTTTCCACCGGTGTTGGCTTGCTGCTCTATGGATTGGAGCAGTACCAGCACAATCAGGCTGCGCGTCAGCGCTCGAATTCTTTCAGCGAGATGCTGAACAGCATGAAAGCATGGTTCAAAGGAAATTTTTAG
- a CDS encoding cell division protein FtsQ/DivIB, with protein sequence MISSALFGICFVLVSYGALHYALHMPVFALRVISISTAPRQVVPAQIEAMVRNELHGNFFTLDLERTRRAFESIPWVRKVSIRRHFPWRLEISLEEHVALAHWNNAGLVSTHGEVFSAETDKLLPKFIGQPDGAAEVTQMYVALTEQLAPLKQEITEISLSPRRSWRLRLNNGMLLELGREQSKQRLARFVAVYPYSLMPMQQNYELLHAGKAPHQNGLQRRAEYVDLRYRNGFAVYLSSTANGLGMVGKKSNVGRS encoded by the coding sequence ATGATATCCAGCGCACTATTCGGCATTTGCTTCGTACTGGTTTCATATGGCGCGTTGCACTATGCGTTGCACATGCCAGTGTTTGCGCTACGCGTCATATCTATTAGTACAGCGCCGCGCCAGGTGGTTCCTGCTCAGATTGAGGCTATGGTACGCAATGAATTGCACGGTAATTTTTTCACTCTAGATTTGGAACGTACGCGGCGGGCTTTTGAGAGCATTCCCTGGGTGCGTAAAGTAAGCATACGGCGCCATTTCCCCTGGCGACTTGAGATAAGCTTGGAAGAGCATGTAGCGCTGGCACACTGGAACAATGCAGGGTTGGTAAGCACCCACGGCGAAGTGTTTTCGGCTGAAACGGACAAGCTATTGCCGAAATTCATCGGGCAGCCCGATGGCGCAGCCGAAGTGACCCAGATGTATGTCGCATTGACTGAGCAGCTTGCACCGCTTAAGCAGGAAATTACAGAAATCAGCTTGTCCCCGCGCCGTTCCTGGCGATTGCGCCTGAACAACGGCATGCTGCTGGAATTGGGGCGTGAGCAGTCAAAGCAGCGCTTGGCGCGCTTTGTGGCAGTGTATCCATATAGCCTGATGCCCATGCAACAAAATTACGAACTTTTACATGCGGGAAAAGCTCCGCATCAAAATGGACTGCAACGCAGGGCAGAATATGTGGATTTGCGTTATCGCAATGGCTTTGCCGTTTACCTGTCGAGTACAGCAAACGGTCTGGGCATGGTCGGGAAAAAAAGTAATGTAGGGCGAAGCTAA
- a CDS encoding D-alanine--D-alanine ligase produces the protein MNNQYLFPHSLPPAQHGKVAVLCGGRSAEREISLKSGAAVLTALLKSGVNAQPFDPAEQDLHKLLEDGFQRAFIALHGRFGEDGTMQGALELMNIPYTGSGVLASALAMDKWRSKLVWQAARLPIPAYEMLDAASDLAAIVKRLGLPLFIKPANEGSSVGISKVKEASELQAAYAEAAKHDKLVIAEAFISGGEYTVAILGEQALPVIKIEPANEFYDYEAKYLRNDTRYLCPSGLSQENEAEMQRLALQSFALIGGAGWGRVDFLTDETGQPFLLEINTVPGMTDHSLVPMAARQAGMSFEQLVLTILDLTHVG, from the coding sequence ATGAATAACCAATACCTTTTCCCACATTCCTTGCCCCCTGCACAACATGGAAAAGTTGCGGTCTTGTGTGGCGGGCGCTCTGCCGAGCGCGAAATCTCGCTCAAGAGTGGTGCAGCAGTGCTGACCGCGCTACTGAAAAGTGGGGTTAATGCCCAGCCATTTGATCCTGCCGAACAGGATTTACATAAGCTGCTGGAGGATGGTTTTCAACGCGCCTTCATTGCGCTACACGGACGCTTTGGCGAAGACGGCACAATGCAAGGCGCACTTGAATTGATGAACATACCCTATACCGGTAGCGGGGTGTTGGCTTCAGCGCTAGCCATGGATAAGTGGCGCAGCAAATTGGTGTGGCAGGCTGCAAGGTTGCCTATTCCGGCTTATGAGATGCTCGATGCAGCCAGCGATTTGGCTGCGATAGTGAAACGGCTGGGGTTGCCGCTATTCATCAAGCCAGCCAATGAAGGTTCCAGTGTGGGCATCAGTAAAGTGAAAGAGGCCAGTGAACTGCAAGCTGCATATGCAGAAGCGGCGAAACACGACAAATTGGTAATTGCGGAGGCATTTATTAGCGGGGGCGAATACACGGTCGCCATCCTTGGTGAGCAGGCACTGCCAGTAATTAAGATAGAGCCAGCCAATGAATTTTACGACTATGAGGCAAAGTACTTGCGCAACGATACACGCTATCTGTGTCCCTCTGGTTTGTCGCAAGAAAATGAAGCCGAGATGCAACGGCTGGCACTACAAAGCTTTGCACTGATAGGAGGCGCCGGCTGGGGACGTGTGGATTTTTTGACGGATGAGACTGGACAGCCTTTTTTGCTGGAGATCAATACCGTGCCCGGCATGACCGACCATAGCTTGGTGCCGATGGCGGCACGTCAGGCAGGAATGAGTTTCGAACAACTGGTGCTAACCATATTGGATTTGACCCATGTGGGATAA
- the murC gene encoding UDP-N-acetylmuramate--L-alanine ligase, whose amino-acid sequence MKHKVKHIHFVGIGGSGMSGIAEVLLNLGYQVSGSDIADNAITQRMKQLGATVYLGHANSHAANANAVVVSSAVNSDNPEIVAARAHNIPVVPRAMMLAELMRLRQGIAVAGTHGKTTTTSLTASVLAKGGFDPTFVIGGKLNSSGTNAKLGTGEFIVVEADESDASFLYLQPILAVITNIDADHMETYEHDFSKLKQAFVDFVEHLPFYGMVMVCVDDANIRDILPSISKPVTTYGFAEDAQIRAVNVRHQDGKMRFTALCRQNGQPRDLDIILNLPGQHNVQNALAAIAVGLEVGVADDAIISALGEFEGVGRRFQRYGEIPLAGSGTFTLIDDYGHHPIEILATVNAVRGAFPRRRLLLVFQPHRYTRTRDLFEDFVKVLSGVDVLLLAEVYAAGEAPIVAADGRALTRALRVAGQNKVLFVEQIQDMPQAILNMAQAGDVIVTMGAGSIGGVANTLKNIATSIGASPK is encoded by the coding sequence ATGAAACATAAAGTTAAACACATTCACTTCGTTGGCATAGGCGGCTCCGGCATGAGCGGAATAGCCGAAGTATTACTCAATTTGGGATATCAGGTGAGTGGTTCTGATATAGCTGACAACGCGATCACACAGCGTATGAAACAACTCGGCGCGACAGTGTATTTAGGACATGCCAATAGTCATGCAGCGAATGCTAATGCAGTGGTAGTGTCTTCCGCAGTGAATTCAGACAACCCGGAGATAGTGGCCGCGCGCGCGCACAATATTCCAGTGGTGCCGCGCGCAATGATGCTGGCAGAGTTGATGCGTTTACGCCAGGGAATCGCCGTGGCCGGTACACATGGCAAGACCACCACAACCAGCCTGACCGCGAGCGTGTTAGCCAAAGGTGGTTTTGACCCGACCTTTGTAATTGGCGGGAAGCTTAACAGTAGCGGCACCAACGCCAAGCTGGGAACTGGTGAGTTTATCGTAGTGGAAGCCGATGAATCGGATGCTTCGTTTCTGTACCTGCAACCCATCTTGGCTGTGATTACCAACATAGATGCCGATCACATGGAAACATACGAGCATGATTTCTCGAAGTTGAAGCAGGCATTCGTGGATTTTGTCGAACATTTACCATTCTATGGCATGGTCATGGTGTGCGTGGATGATGCCAACATACGCGACATTCTGCCCAGCATTAGCAAGCCAGTTACCACTTACGGTTTTGCCGAAGATGCGCAAATCCGCGCGGTGAATGTGCGCCACCAAGATGGCAAGATGCGATTTACCGCACTATGCCGACAAAACGGGCAGCCACGCGATCTGGATATCATACTCAATCTGCCCGGGCAGCATAACGTACAGAATGCGCTGGCAGCAATCGCCGTGGGGCTGGAAGTCGGCGTAGCAGATGATGCCATCATTAGCGCGCTCGGTGAATTCGAGGGCGTGGGGCGGCGTTTTCAGCGCTATGGCGAAATTCCACTAGCGGGCAGTGGTACCTTTACCCTGATCGATGATTACGGCCATCATCCCATCGAAATACTGGCGACAGTAAATGCTGTGCGCGGGGCATTTCCGAGGCGGCGTTTATTGCTGGTGTTTCAGCCCCATCGCTACACGCGTACGCGTGATTTATTTGAAGATTTCGTCAAGGTATTAAGCGGGGTGGATGTGCTACTGCTAGCCGAAGTATATGCCGCAGGTGAGGCACCCATCGTAGCAGCTGACGGGCGAGCATTAACACGCGCGTTACGTGTGGCCGGGCAAAACAAGGTGCTGTTCGTGGAACAAATTCAAGATATGCCGCAGGCCATTCTGAATATGGCACAAGCCGGTGATGTGATCGTAACGATGGGAGCGGGTTCGATCGGTGGAGTAGCGAACACGCTAAAAAATATAGCCACAAGTATTGGCGCATCTCCTAAATGA
- the murB gene encoding UDP-N-acetylmuramate dehydrogenase, whose translation MNMIEPAQFITEALRGTLRSNVAMCHHTSWRAGGHAERVYQPADLADLIVFLRTLPADELVVAVGLGSNLLVRDGGLRGTVLLLHAALTEMRIETDGSIYVQAGVSGAKLARFAAKHNLRGAEFFAGIPGTLGGMLAMNAGCYGSETWNVVANAQTLMRSGKLLEREPDDYEIGYRHVVLRKKGKYLEHDDHIPNSLPFYQEEFFVGARLRLPASDGEIARREIKSLLSKRIASQPLNLPNAGSVFRNPPNDYAARLIEQCGLKSLQIGGARVSEQHGNFIVNVGGATAEDIENLINKVQVSVQHKTGICLHPEVRIIGEYANTHE comes from the coding sequence ATGAACATGATCGAGCCCGCACAATTTATTACAGAAGCGTTGCGCGGAACGCTACGCAGCAACGTCGCCATGTGCCACCACACCAGTTGGCGTGCTGGTGGCCATGCTGAAAGAGTCTATCAACCCGCTGATTTGGCCGACTTGATTGTTTTCCTGCGTACCTTGCCAGCAGATGAGCTGGTAGTCGCAGTGGGATTGGGCAGCAACCTATTGGTGCGTGATGGAGGTCTACGCGGCACGGTGCTGCTGTTACATGCGGCGCTCACCGAAATGCGTATAGAAACGGATGGATCGATCTATGTGCAGGCTGGTGTATCCGGTGCCAAGCTGGCTCGCTTCGCAGCAAAGCATAACCTGAGGGGTGCGGAATTTTTCGCCGGAATACCCGGCACACTGGGCGGAATGTTGGCAATGAACGCTGGCTGCTACGGTAGCGAAACTTGGAATGTGGTGGCAAATGCGCAGACGCTAATGCGTAGCGGAAAACTATTGGAACGTGAGCCGGATGATTATGAGATTGGCTATCGGCATGTTGTGTTGCGAAAGAAGGGTAAATATCTTGAGCACGACGACCACATCCCTAATTCCTTGCCTTTTTACCAAGAGGAATTTTTCGTCGGCGCGAGACTGCGCTTGCCAGCTAGTGACGGCGAAATCGCTCGCCGCGAGATTAAGTCGCTGTTATCCAAGCGCATTGCCTCCCAGCCCTTAAACCTGCCGAATGCTGGCTCAGTGTTCCGCAATCCGCCAAATGATTATGCGGCACGTCTGATCGAGCAGTGCGGGTTGAAAAGCTTGCAGATCGGCGGTGCGCGCGTATCGGAACAGCACGGCAACTTTATCGTAAACGTGGGCGGAGCCACGGCGGAAGACATTGAAAATCTGATTAACAAAGTACAGGTGAGTGTGCAACACAAGACCGGCATTTGCCTGCATCCGGAAGTGCGAATTATCGGCGAGTACGCAAACACTCATGAATAA
- the lpxC gene encoding UDP-3-O-acyl-N-acetylglucosamine deacetylase codes for MVNQRTLKNSVQATGVGLHTGERVNLTLSPAPANSGIVFRRVDVVPVVVIRAEAHVVQDTRLSTCLEVNGTRIATIEHLMSAFAGLGVDNAFVDLTSAEVPIMDGSAGTFIFLLQSAGIIEQSAAKKFIRIKKIIEIKDGDKWVRFEPFNGYKLNFTINFSHPVFASTKQHVTIDLGEHSYIKEVSRARTFGFMHDVENMRAQGLALGGNLDNAIVMDEYRVINPDGLRFEDEFVKHKILDAIGDLYLLGHPLIGAFSGYKSGHALNNALLRTLLADEQAWEFVTFNKTEEAPAFLRLQLQTA; via the coding sequence ATGGTTAACCAACGCACATTAAAAAATTCGGTGCAAGCTACTGGGGTTGGGCTGCATACTGGTGAGCGAGTTAATCTTACCTTGTCTCCTGCACCTGCAAACAGCGGCATCGTATTCCGCCGGGTTGATGTTGTGCCGGTGGTGGTGATACGCGCTGAAGCGCATGTGGTGCAGGATACCCGCTTGTCCACCTGCCTGGAAGTAAACGGCACGCGTATAGCCACTATAGAACACCTAATGTCCGCTTTTGCCGGGCTAGGCGTGGATAATGCTTTTGTTGACTTGACGAGCGCAGAAGTACCCATTATGGATGGGAGCGCCGGAACATTTATTTTCCTTTTGCAATCTGCAGGCATCATCGAACAATCTGCGGCAAAAAAATTCATCCGCATAAAAAAAATCATAGAGATCAAAGACGGTGACAAATGGGTGCGCTTCGAACCATTCAACGGCTACAAACTTAACTTTACTATTAATTTTTCCCATCCTGTATTTGCCTCTACTAAACAACATGTAACGATAGATCTGGGGGAACATTCTTACATCAAAGAAGTAAGCCGCGCCCGTACCTTCGGCTTCATGCATGACGTTGAGAATATGCGGGCTCAGGGATTGGCGCTGGGTGGCAACTTGGACAACGCCATCGTGATGGATGAATATCGCGTCATCAATCCAGATGGGTTGCGCTTTGAGGACGAGTTCGTCAAGCACAAAATACTAGATGCCATTGGCGATCTATATTTGCTCGGACATCCGCTGATCGGCGCTTTCTCTGGTTATAAATCTGGCCATGCTCTGAACAATGCCTTGCTACGCACCTTGCTTGCTGATGAACAAGCGTGGGAATTCGTGACTTTCAACAAGACTGAGGAAGCGCCGGCATTCCTGCGTTTACAATTGCAGACTGCCTGA
- a CDS encoding cbb3-type cytochrome c oxidase subunit I, producing the protein MRLNNTEFAHLIKFLLVSTISFFFGAMHGMLQVIPSIRAWLDSIGSPYGGPGHMIDPLAHAHINLIGGLVILAMGTMYYLLPIISGKAIYSIRLINHSFWWTTIGVFYFYTTQVVFGILEGNLLLENNLQAMAQVHRFYGPIVASSGMIMATGFCIYLANVLLTLKNNDRNP; encoded by the coding sequence ATGCGTTTAAACAACACTGAGTTCGCCCACTTAATTAAGTTTTTGTTGGTTTCCACAATTTCTTTTTTCTTCGGTGCAATGCATGGCATGTTGCAAGTGATTCCGTCAATACGAGCTTGGCTGGATTCTATCGGCAGCCCTTACGGTGGCCCTGGGCACATGATAGATCCCTTGGCACATGCACACATAAACTTAATCGGAGGGCTAGTGATATTGGCAATGGGAACCATGTATTATTTGCTCCCCATTATTAGCGGAAAAGCAATTTACTCTATACGTTTGATAAACCATTCGTTTTGGTGGACAACTATCGGAGTATTTTATTTTTACACTACGCAAGTAGTATTTGGCATCCTGGAAGGAAATTTATTACTAGAAAATAACCTGCAAGCTATGGCACAAGTACACCGCTTTTATGGACCCATCGTAGCCAGTTCAGGAATGATCATGGCGACAGGTTTTTGCATCTATCTTGCTAATGTCTTACTCACACTTAAAAATAACGACCGGAATCCTTAA